The segment CATCTTCCGCAATGACCGGGTGCCCGAGTACGCGATTTCCTATATCGAATCGCCCACGGACGTCGATTTGTGGGAGCAGTTGACCGAGCAGTGCCTGGAAGGCGTCGAAGGATGCGACGTGCTGTCGATCCCGCATAACTCGAACCTGAGTTCGGGGGCCATGTTTCCGTCCTACATTTCCCGTTTCGAATCCGGCGAAACGGCCCGCGGGATCGCCGAACTGCGCAACGCCATGGAGCCGATCATGGAGATCTTCCAGCACAAGGGCAATTCCGAGTGCTTCAACGGGCTGCCGAACATTCTCGGCGCCGAGGACGAACTGTGCGAGCAGGAGCAGGTGCGCAGCGTCGGCCGGGACGCGGTGTCGTTCTTCGGCGAGCCGACTGTTGTGCGGTTTTGCGAAGAAGGGGAAGTCGGCATACGCGGTTTTGCGCGCTTCGGCTGCATTTCGAAGAACGACTTTTTCCGCAGCGTTCTGCTGACCGGCTTGCAGGACCAGGCCGTGATCGGCGTCAATTCCTACAAGATGGGTGTGATCGCCTCCACCGACGGACACATAACTACGGCCGGCGACACGCACGAGCACGGCTGGCCGGGGCACCTCGCGCCGGAGACCGACTTCGAGACCCGGCTGTCCGACCGCGGAAGCTCGCCTTTCGGGCTGACTTCCAATCCGGGCGGTCTGGCCGGCGTGTGGGCCGTGGAGAATTCACGCGATGCGATCTTCGAGTCCCTGCGCCGCAAGGAGGTATTCGGCACCACCGGAACGCGGATCAGGCCCAGGCTGTTCGCCGGCTGGGACTTCGCGAACAACGCCTGCGAAATGGACGACAGGGCGGCCCATGGCTTTGCGCGGGGCATCCCGATGGGCGGCGATCTGAGCGTTGGGCCTGCCGGCGCCGCGCCGCAACTCTTCGTGAGCGCCCTGCAGGATACGCACGCTGCGCAATTGCAGAAGCTCCAGGTGATCAAGGGATGGATCGACGACGACGGCCAGGCGCACTACAAGGTCTTCGACGTGGCCGGCCGGGAGAACCAGGAAGGCGAGGTGGACCTGCAAACGGGCGCATGGAGCGGCACGGGGTCGGCGGACCTGTGCGCCGTGTTCGAGGACCCGGAATTCGACCCCGCCGAGGCTTCGTACTACTACCTGCGCGCGGTGGAAGTGCCCACGTTGCGCTGGAGCTGGGCGCAATGCGTCGCCCTGCCGGCCGAAGAGCGCCCGGACGCCTGCGATAACGACGCGCCGAAGACCATCCAGGAAATGGCCTGGACCTCGCCCATCTGGTACCTGCCGGCGGACTAGCGGCGTTGCGGCGCCGATGCGCGCCGGTCCTTCACGATGCCGCGCAGGACGGTGTTGGGCAGAACGCTGTTGTCCCACTCGGTGGTCTCGTCGCGCGGCGGCGCCAGGCCGGTTCGCAGGATGATCAGGTCCTGGGAGGGAACGACGTAAACAACCTGGTTGGCGTTGCCGTCGAACAGGTAGAGGTCGGCGGCGAGATAGGGTTCGCCGTGCAGGATTTCCGCCATGCCGCGGTCCGGGTTGGCGAAGCCGCGCCGCCCGGTATAGCGCCCGGCGACCCAGATGCTCAAGCCGAAGTACGGGTTTTCGCGGGTGGGCGTGATCATTTCCCTGACGTAACCCTCCGGCAACAACCGCTCGCCCCCCCAAACGCCGTCCTGGAGCATTGCGATCGCCAGCCTCAGGAAATTATCGGCGGGCGCCAGCATGCAGCAGCCCGAGTGCGCCGTTCCTCCGGGCCGGTTCACCCAGACCGCACCGCCCATCGCGCCGATCTTCCGCCAGATTTCCGTGCCCACGAACTCCGCATACCGGCGTGAGGTGGCGCGCTCGATCAGCACCGCGACCATGTCGCCCGCGGCGTTGTTGTACTCGTAACGGGTACCGGGCTCGTCGATGACCGGGTACTCCGCCACGATGATCTCGTCGTGCCGCGGATGCAGGAAGGTGCGGGAAATCAGGTCCGTGGGGCCCTGGGGCGGTACCTGCGGGAAAAAGCCCGCGCGCATGTCCAGCAGGTGCCGGACCCGAATCTGTTCGCGCCGGGGATCGCCGTGCCATTCGTTCACGAAATCGGCCACCGGCTGATCGAGCGATGCAATGTCACCCAGCATCAGCGCGCGGCCGATGGCGAACGCCGTGACCTGCTTCGCCAGTGAGAACGAGTTGATCGGCGAAGTGCGCGTGTGGCCGCCGAAATAGGTTTCCCGCTCGATCTTCCCGTTGCGCCAGACGATGAATGCATTGGAATTGTTGATCTCCGCATAGCGTTCCGCGTCGTCCAGGGCCCGCTCCGAAATCGTTCGCTCCGTGGCAGACGCGTGCGGAATCGGGGTCCAGTCGGAGGCACCTGTCATCACTTCCTGATCGATATAAATCTCTTCCGCGGTCGCGCGCACCTGCGCCTTCTCGTAGCGCTGCATGTACTGTTCCTCCTCCTCCGGTGAGAACATCAGTCCGCCGGGAAAGAACTCCTCAGGCATCTGCGCCTGCGCCAGACCGGCGAACACGGCCGTGCAACAAACCAGGGCAAATGCGCCGAGAAGCCGCGACAGGATGGCCTTTCCGCGCCGGAAGTCGGGGTATCGGGCGGGGTGCTGCACCTTGTCGCCGATGGCGATGAAGTCGTAGCCCAGTTCCTCGCTGGCCCGTTTGTCCCAGACTCCGTCGCCGAAGTAGGTCCGCCGGCTCGGCTTTCGGCCGCCAAGCGCGCGTTTTTCGGCGATTTGCATGATTTCGACGCGGGTGAAGGCGTCGGAACCCGATGCCAGGGGGAGGGAGTAGCGATCCAGGCCGGCGGCGCGGAGCTTCATCCGTGCCGTTTCCTCCCAGCCTCCCGTG is part of the Gammaproteobacteria bacterium genome and harbors:
- a CDS encoding serine hydrolase — encoded protein: MHLVLFDIDGTLVDSDEFDSELYVQAVREVLGMEINNDWSAFRNVTDGGILDEIMDNAGLKVDRLRVHTEVKAVFVELVSEYLHEREGRLPEIEGAGAFLAELESVPEVSMALATGGWEETARMKLRAAGLDRYSLPLASGSDAFTRVEIMQIAEKRALGGRKPSRRTYFGDGVWDKRASEELGYDFIAIGDKVQHPARYPDFRRGKAILSRLLGAFALVCCTAVFAGLAQAQMPEEFFPGGLMFSPEEEEQYMQRYEKAQVRATAEEIYIDQEVMTGASDWTPIPHASATERTISERALDDAERYAEINNSNAFIVWRNGKIERETYFGGHTRTSPINSFSLAKQVTAFAIGRALMLGDIASLDQPVADFVNEWHGDPRREQIRVRHLLDMRAGFFPQVPPQGPTDLISRTFLHPRHDEIIVAEYPVIDEPGTRYEYNNAAGDMVAVLIERATSRRYAEFVGTEIWRKIGAMGGAVWVNRPGGTAHSGCCMLAPADNFLRLAIAMLQDGVWGGERLLPEGYVREMITPTRENPYFGLSIWVAGRYTGRRGFANPDRGMAEILHGEPYLAADLYLFDGNANQVVYVVPSQDLIILRTGLAPPRDETTEWDNSVLPNTVLRGIVKDRRASAPQRR
- a CDS encoding DUF3604 domain-containing protein; translation: MCETSAATTCLIQMSGGGCMSLKPLGLSILAFLVCGCAQQAKQESSSANLVTYTEDREACIDRNASRNAYFGDLHIHTAYSYDARPLGTQTTPADAYRFAKGEAIPIPPYAEDGSVLMTQQLERPLDFAAVTDHSEFFGEMKLCFDEESEAYDANSCRFLRGETGEGLSPFIQIVISEDPERVADVCGEDGSDCLEASISLWQSTRDMAEEAYDRTSACRFTTFVGYEYTGTPRSNNYHRNVIFRNDRVPEYAISYIESPTDVDLWEQLTEQCLEGVEGCDVLSIPHNSNLSSGAMFPSYISRFESGETARGIAELRNAMEPIMEIFQHKGNSECFNGLPNILGAEDELCEQEQVRSVGRDAVSFFGEPTVVRFCEEGEVGIRGFARFGCISKNDFFRSVLLTGLQDQAVIGVNSYKMGVIASTDGHITTAGDTHEHGWPGHLAPETDFETRLSDRGSSPFGLTSNPGGLAGVWAVENSRDAIFESLRRKEVFGTTGTRIRPRLFAGWDFANNACEMDDRAAHGFARGIPMGGDLSVGPAGAAPQLFVSALQDTHAAQLQKLQVIKGWIDDDGQAHYKVFDVAGRENQEGEVDLQTGAWSGTGSADLCAVFEDPEFDPAEASYYYLRAVEVPTLRWSWAQCVALPAEERPDACDNDAPKTIQEMAWTSPIWYLPAD